One Brassica napus cultivar Da-Ae chromosome C2, Da-Ae, whole genome shotgun sequence DNA window includes the following coding sequences:
- the LOC106425483 gene encoding inactive disease resistance protein RPS4 encodes MWSSDKITNTLRSEQVILNQKIKKVRGIFLDMSKVETGIPIDPKIFVEKFNKLTLRYLKIYDSLCPQKCEVDSKVNLPDGLEFPFKEIRCLHWLKFPLDELPPDFNPENLIDLRLPYNKIQRVWEAIKDTPWLKWVDLSYSTRLTDLSALSRAFYLRRLNLEGCSILEKLPKEMKNMKSLVFLNLRGCIMLSSLPEKLDLISLKTLILSGCSNFNNFELISENLESLHLDGTAIESLPRTMKSFKKLVLLNLENCKMLEFLPDCLDKLKALEELILSGCFRLQSFPDIKENMENLQILLLDGTSIKELPKMLLHCGNFKDQAVLQQSPRRNSLSMLLRLCLSRNDMICSQQDSISQLYHLKWIDLKYCKNLTSISTLPPNLQCLDAHACYSLQTVGSPLAIMPTQQVPSSFIFTNCEKLDHIAKNEIICYAHNKSHMISSSLNRHKTGFAFEALVATCFPGSEVPAWFSHKASGAVLQPELPGHWNESGFVGIALCAVVSFQDQKVRNNNLMVKCKCQFNNVETSSSYFNCHVGRLSETGDEQCTIKSTHVFIGYTNWLNINKCQEEDGEKRCVPTKALFVWLPQVSASASAAAAASMKTVVVRFADADADAAAAAAADYCSFRRRTKLRSTPTLPQEANFWVVRLTDAAAIFIFSDLF; translated from the exons ATGTGGAGTTCTGACAAAATTACTAACACCTTACGCTCAGAACAAGTGATCCTcaatcagaaaataaaaaag GTGAGAGGTATATTCTTAGACATGTCCAAAGTTGAGACGGGAATACCTATAGACCCAAAGATCTTTGTCGAAAAGTTCAACAAGCTGACTCTGCGGTACCTCAAGATCTATGACTCTCTTTGTCCTCAGAAATGTGAAGTTGACTCTAAAGTAAACTTGCCAGATGGACTGGAGTTCCCTTTTAAAGAGATTCGATGTCTCCACTGGCTGAAATTTCCATTGGATGAACTTCCACCAGACTTCAACCCGGAGAATCTGATTGATCTTAGGCTGCCTTACAATAAAATTCAACGTGTTTGGGAAGCTATTAAG GATACACCATGGTTGAAATGGGTGGATCTGAGTTACTCGACCAGATTGACTGACCTGTCAGCTTTGTCAAGGGCATTTTACCTCCGAAGATTAAATCTCGAAGGCTGCTCGATTCTTGAGAAGTTGCCAAAAGagatgaaaaatatgaaaagtctTGTTTTCCTTAACCTCAGAGGATGCATCATGCTCTCGTCTCTACCAGAGAAGCTGGATCTAATTTCCCTGAAGACTCTCATCCTCAGTGGCTGCTCAAATTTTAACAACTTCGAGCTGATCTCTGAAAATCTTGAATCTCTACATCTAGACGGGACTGCAATTGAGAGTCTTCCTCGGACCATGAAAAGTTTTAAGAAACTTGTGTTGTTGAATCTTGAAAACTGCAAAATGTTGGAGTTTCTACCTGATTGTCTCGACAAGCTGAAGGCTCTTGAAGAACTAATACTCTCTGGTTGTTTTAGGCTTCAGAGTTTCCCTGATATTAAGGAGAACATGGAGAATCTGCAGATTTTGCTACTTGATGGGACCTCAATAAAAGAATTGCCCAAGATGTTATTACACTGTGGTAACTTCAAAGACCAAGCAGTGTTGCAACAGTCACCTCGGAGGAATAGCTTATCCATGTTACTGCGTCTATGCTTGAGCAGAAACGATATGATATGCAGCCAACAAGATAGCATTAGTCAACTATATCACTTGAAATGGATAGACTTAAAGTATTGCAAGAATCTCACATCTATTTCAACGCTTCCACCAAATCTTCAATGCTTGGATGCACATGCTTGCTATTCACTACAAACAGTAGGGAGTCCCCTGGCTATTATGCCAACGCAGCAGGTCCCCTCCTCATTCATTTTCACCAACTGTGAAAAACTGGATCATATCGCAAAGAATGAAATCATATGCTATGCTCACAATAAGAGCCATATGATTTCAAGTTCATTGAATCGGCACAAGACg GGTTTTGCTTTTGAAGCTCTGGTTGCCACTTGCTTTCCTGGAAGTGAAGTTCCCGCTTGGTTTAGTCACAAAGCTTCTGGAGCAGTGTTACAGCCTGAGCTGCCAGGACACTGGAATGAAAGTGGGTTTGTTGGGATAGCTCTATGTGCTGTTGTCTCGTTTCAGGATCAAAAAGTTCGAAACAACAACCTCATGGTGAAATGCAAATGTCAATTCAACAATGTTGAGACATCCTCAAGCTACTTTAACTGTCATGTTGGACGTTTATCAGAGACAGGCGACGAGCAATGCACGATTAAATCTACTCATGTATTCATTGGCTACACCAATTGGTTAAATATCAACAAATGtcaagaagaagatggtgagaAGAGATGTGTACCTACtaaggccctgttcgtttggttgccgcaggtttcGGCGTCAGCGTCGGCGGCGGCGGCAGCGTCAATGAAAacagttgttgttcgtttcgcagacgctgacgcagacgctgccgctgccgctgCCGCAGATTATTGTTCGTTTAGAAGACGCACGAAGTTGAGGTCGACGCCGACGCTGCCGCAGGAAGCAAATTTTTGGGTTGTTCGTTTGACAGACGCAGCggctattttcattttttcagatttattttaa
- the LOC106425545 gene encoding vesicle-associated protein 1-4 isoform X1 — protein sequence MNISLVFALVVLLAVGANQVTHQERLKRLMSLLAIPVHWISRNMLRCGCSHTEALFEFQVTDGTKVLEGCEVLKCGFSLYYATDELRIKSTVSGPLEANQYISYSENVTISNVRPESGTEERSPAQRTATSYQPPTTESRVSPHVYGTSDMDPLLSGEPQQYRADLFPAVASSSSQAGLGRSHSQIFVSFHGGDLRRTFVRHLVSTLTDAGISVFTDNDKGNGIKLQNFYKRIEESKIAVAIFSERYIESHFCLDELVAMDKLVRENKLLVIPVFYNVKPSDVKHLKGEFGRRFKEMRVRYKDEAEKVLKWET from the exons ATGAATATTAGTCTCGTATTCGCTTTAGTTGTATTATTGGCAGTTGGAGCAAATCAAGTAACACACCAGGAAAGATTGAAGCGTCTCATGTCTTTATTGGCTATACCAGTACATTGGATATCAAGAAATATGTTGAGGTGCGGATGTAGTCATACTGAGGCTTTGTTTGAATTTCAAGTGACTGATGGTACAAAAGTGTTAGAAGGTTGTGAGGTGCTGAAGTGTGGCTTTAGTTTGTACTATGCAACCGATGAATTGCGGATAAAATCTACTGTCAGTGGCCCTCTTGAAGCAAATCAGTACATATCGTATTCAGAAAACG TGACAATCTCGAATGTAAGACCGGAGAGCGGAACAGAAGAGAGATCACCAGCGCAAAGAACC GCTACCAGTTACCAACCACCGACCACTGAGTCTCGTGTATCTCCTCATGTGTATGGAACATCGGATATGGACCCCCTGTTGTCTGGGGAACCCCAACAATACAGAGCCGACCTt TTTCCCGCAgttgcatcttcttcttctcaagctGGACTTGGACGAAGTCATTCTCAGATTTTTGTCAGTTTTCATGGAGGTGACCTGCGCAGGACCTTTGTCAGACATCTCGTTAGTACTTTGACAGATGCTGGGATCAGCGTCTTCACAGACAATGATAAGGGAAATGGGATAAAACTACAAAATTTCTACAAGAGGATAGAGGAGTCTAAGATTGCAGTCGCCATCTTCTCCGAGAGGTACATCGAGTCACATTTTTGCTTGGACGAGCTTGTAGCAATGGACAAGCTTGTAAGGGAAAACAAACTCTTGGTGATTCCTGTCTTCTACAATGTGAAACCAAGCGACGTGAAGCATCTCAAGGGAGAATTCGGTAGACGTTTCAAAGAGATGAGAGTAAGATACAAGGACGAAGCTGAGAAGGTCCTGAAGTGGGAGACTTAG
- the LOC106425545 gene encoding vesicle-associated protein 1-4 isoform X2 yields the protein MNISLVFALVVLLAVGANQVTHQERLKRLMSLLAIPVHWISRNMLRCGCSHTEALFEFQVTDGTKVLEGCEVLKCGFSLYYATDELRIKSTVSGPLEANQYISYSENVTISNVRPESGTEERSPAQRTATSYQPPTTESRVSPHVYGTSDMDPLLSGEPQQYRADLQTLIHSQAGLGRSHSQIFVSFHGGDLRRTFVRHLVSTLTDAGISVFTDNDKGNGIKLQNFYKRIEESKIAVAIFSERYIESHFCLDELVAMDKLVRENKLLVIPVFYNVKPSDVKHLKGEFGRRFKEMRVRYKDEAEKVLKWET from the exons ATGAATATTAGTCTCGTATTCGCTTTAGTTGTATTATTGGCAGTTGGAGCAAATCAAGTAACACACCAGGAAAGATTGAAGCGTCTCATGTCTTTATTGGCTATACCAGTACATTGGATATCAAGAAATATGTTGAGGTGCGGATGTAGTCATACTGAGGCTTTGTTTGAATTTCAAGTGACTGATGGTACAAAAGTGTTAGAAGGTTGTGAGGTGCTGAAGTGTGGCTTTAGTTTGTACTATGCAACCGATGAATTGCGGATAAAATCTACTGTCAGTGGCCCTCTTGAAGCAAATCAGTACATATCGTATTCAGAAAACG TGACAATCTCGAATGTAAGACCGGAGAGCGGAACAGAAGAGAGATCACCAGCGCAAAGAACC GCTACCAGTTACCAACCACCGACCACTGAGTCTCGTGTATCTCCTCATGTGTATGGAACATCGGATATGGACCCCCTGTTGTCTGGGGAACCCCAACAATACAGAGCCGACCTt CAAACTCTCATACA ttctcaagctGGACTTGGACGAAGTCATTCTCAGATTTTTGTCAGTTTTCATGGAGGTGACCTGCGCAGGACCTTTGTCAGACATCTCGTTAGTACTTTGACAGATGCTGGGATCAGCGTCTTCACAGACAATGATAAGGGAAATGGGATAAAACTACAAAATTTCTACAAGAGGATAGAGGAGTCTAAGATTGCAGTCGCCATCTTCTCCGAGAGGTACATCGAGTCACATTTTTGCTTGGACGAGCTTGTAGCAATGGACAAGCTTGTAAGGGAAAACAAACTCTTGGTGATTCCTGTCTTCTACAATGTGAAACCAAGCGACGTGAAGCATCTCAAGGGAGAATTCGGTAGACGTTTCAAAGAGATGAGAGTAAGATACAAGGACGAAGCTGAGAAGGTCCTGAAGTGGGAGACTTAG